The genomic segment CACCCATACACACAGTTATATATACCTTGATTTCTTTATATGATATCACACAATGTATGGTTCTGTTACATCCTAAAGAATGCATTGTCGTTGCAGCCAGGGATATAAATGCTCCAACAAGCCATTTTAAAGTTGGCTAACCGACAACTAACTGCTGTAGGCTTTGCATACCACACATTGGATCACTTGACGTAACATTTCTGCTTCATTTTCTGTTGGCCAGAATCTGTGGTACCTGAATCTCCGAGGACAGCCATGGTAACCCACAACGTACTCGTGTGCGTAGCAGAATCTGCGGCAGTGTCCTCTCTGACCACAGGTCCAGAATGTCACATCAGCTTCCTGACCTAGTCAGGAGAAACAAAGAAGTGAGTACGTCAGGAAATGTTGATAAAGGTAATTGAAACAGACATTCTTCTGCCATTGGTTAAAGAAGAGCAGAAGGCTGTTAATTGTGGTAAGGGGGTTGTGCCATAAAGACAAGCAGGAGCAAATGCATAGCTTTGTGCAAGTAATGCTTACTATCTGTTTAAAGTTGTACCGTGTGAAGTCTCCTAGTCTTATATACCaggcatttatcatagtttacacCATATGTCTTTCTTCATTCCTTACCATGCCTGTGCTTCACTAGGCTTTACTACACATTGCTATGCTTATTCAATGATATACTACCTAGCTTACCACCtatcaaatacagtaaaaaaaagactGCAGGTCAACTCAGTACTTACTGTCTACAGATGCCAGTAACAACAGCACAAGGAGAGCAAGGACCGATGCCTTCATGATGTTTTTTTGACACCCAAGATCTCAGTTAGCAAAGCTAGTTGAGGGGTGCTGCATTTATACAACATGTATTCCAATCCCTGTGGGAGGAGTTCACAACAATTGGTTGGTGCAGAACAATAATGAGGATTGCACATGGGACGCTCCTCAGGGAAGACGTGCAAACAACTCCGAATTGACTTTCCCTTGAAGAAAAGAATAAGCTGTATCGAAATATTGAGCTCtagtcacaaagctttaactcataggttaaagcatgttttttttttattatttgatattcatgaaaaatgttttgcttcttactatcaaaatgtaatttattcataacaacattttttttttaaatcattcacaAACTGAAGCTTTGTCAATAGTGcctaatcaaataattagaatATTCAGCCTTGAAATATTGTGTTAAGGGGGAACTATTACATGGGGGGACACAATATTACATCTTTTCACATCTCTTGTAAAGGGCACCTGTATAGAGTCGACTATTGCAAAAAAAAACGTTAATGGAATCGATTTATTGTGATATTGGTATGTCATTGTGATATTGGTATGTAGAAATATGAAAATATtgccactgtggtaccattctgtCCATAACTCATAGCATTGTAGCTGCCCTCGTGCCTCCATGGTTGTACTAGAGATTCTTCAGGGTAATAGACAGGTATTATGTTATCTGAATGGTATCAGGTCACAGCAGTGTTGCAGTCCTCTTGCCTCAGACAGCACGAAATgacaataatacattaaaaaatacctAAACACAATGTATGGATGTATATGCTTGAGGCATTGAGGGGCACAAATGTGGTCGAGTCACTCAAAAATGTTTTGCCATGTCCCCAGCTACTGTACCGTTTACTTCAAGCATTCCTATTCTATTGAAAACTAACCATGCTGTCCATGGCTCTGACTTCCGGAGACCCTGTATTTCCTTATTTGAATCCTGTTTGGCTCCATGGCTCCAGTTTAAAACTCCTCGGGTAAAAGGGGTGGTTTTTGTATTGGATGTTGCTGAGGTGGGCAAATTGCAGCCAAACAGCTATTGTTTTGAGTCCCACAATGCCTGTCACATGAATTGCAGACCTGGGCTTAATTTTGTAACGCCTGCAGCAGCTTCTATTAAAAAGCATATCTATCGTGGATGGGTCTAAGAATCATCTTTTAAAAGTTTATCGTAGTATATAGCCACTGGATTTCTGCCATGTGTTTCCTGTGCTTATATGATGCTTCTAGTTCGTAGGCCTTTAGTATGCTTTGGTACACTTTTCTATGTTTATTTAAGGGATTTGAAGGGGATAGATAGaaagataaagaaaataaattagaagaataaaatgataaaacaaatcAACTAGAATGAACTCAGCTGGGCAAGggtgcaagaaaaaaagaaaactggccTTGTCATTTTTGCACAGTTGTAATGGATTTTTACCAATGTTATTCCTCACTGTcagagaaggttttttttttaggatttttgACTCATTCTTTTGGCTTTAGAATAATTCACTGCAGCAACAGCAAAAATACACCTGCAGTGAAGGTGGATGTGATTATTATCAGTGGTTGATTATTGGCCTCTTGTCTCCTAGCTACCTCTATTTGGTTTGCTCATTTGAGTgctacctttctttctttcttccattCTTTCCTCCTTCATCAGTCTGCAGGTTGTGTTCTGGAGGTATGCAGGCCCATTCTTCAATCATTACCACCTCAGGGAAAGGTGCTTTTTGAGGCTGTTGTTTGTGAAATGTCAGGAACTTGGAAAAGCAGTCTTGGATAAAGAAGCACCTGTCAGTCGAGCTGCTACTTTGAGCCGTCTATCAGTCTGTCAGATCCTATtttcaaaagtgtgtgctacaaatcacAGACACACTCTCTGCATAgaatttgatttaaaatattaTGTGTAGTCAAGTTACTACCTGTATGTGTCCTGTTCTTTGCTGCAACTTTTTATGCttgtatttcttctttttttttcgttTATTCAAAGCATATTTTCATAATGATGTATTGGTGCTGTGCAGAAATAAGGCAGCATCAGCACAGCTGGTATTCACCAGCAGCAGCACATGGAGGGCCCTGTGACTAGTGCTTCCTGCAGATAATATGTAATTCAGTGAAAGAGCCGTttcataactgaaaaaaaaagactaatggtttttgtttgttaattcatGAATGCATTTCAACAGCTTGTACTGGTACGCTTGTACGGCtgtgaaactcacactagccctgcatcCAGCCCTGGGTATCAGAACCTCCTTTGTTTACTTATGCTATTCAAATaaccaggagccaggagtttaagGAATCAGACCCTTGTTAAATCTCCTCTGAACCGATCACACTGATCACAGCATTAATAAAAGCTAAATCAT from the Acipenser ruthenus chromosome 9, fAciRut3.2 maternal haplotype, whole genome shotgun sequence genome contains:
- the LOC117405153 gene encoding uncharacterized protein LOC117405153, whose product is MKASVLALLVLLLLASVDSQEADVTFWTCGQRGHCRRFCYAHEYVVGYHGCPRRFRCCVLRY